From the genome of Gallus gallus isolate bGalGal1 chromosome 24, bGalGal1.mat.broiler.GRCg7b, whole genome shotgun sequence, one region includes:
- the PAFAH1B2 gene encoding platelet-activating factor acetylhydrolase IB subunit alpha2 isoform X1, translated as MALGMPCCAAPSSFCSSLWNKMSHGDSNPAAVPHAADDIQGDDRWMSQHNRFVSDCKDKEPDVLFVGDSMVQLLQQYEIWRELFSPLHALNFGIGGDTTGHVLWRLKNGELENIKPKVIVVWVGTNNYGNTAEEVAGGIEAIVRLINTQQPQAKVIVLGLLPRGEKPNPLRQKNAKVNHLLKASLPKLPNVQLLDVDAGFVHSDGTISYHDMFDFLHLTGGAYAKICKPLHELIMQLLEETPEEKRAALA; from the exons ATGGCTTTGGGAATGCCATGCTGTGCAGCTCCCTCCAGCTTTTGCAGCAGCTTATG GAATAAAATGAGCCATGGAGACTCAAATCCTGCAGCAGTCCCACATGCCGCTGACGATATTCAGGGAGATGACAGATGGATGTCGCAG cACAATAGATTTGTCTCGGACTGCAAAGACAAGGAACCTGATGTGCTCTTTGTGGGTGATTCCATGGTGCAGTTGCTACAGCAATATGAG ATATGGCGAGAGCTCTTCTCACCACTTCATGCATTGAATTTTGGGATTGGTGGAGACACCACTGGACACGTTCTGTGGAGACTGAAGAATGGCGAACTGGAGAACATTAAACCGAAG GTCATTGTTGTTTGGGTTGGAACAAATAATTACggaaacacagcagaagaagTAGCAGGAGGGATTGAGGCTATCGTGCGCCTGATAAATACCCAGCAGCCACAGGCCAAAGTTATTGTACTG GGCCTGCTACCTCGTGGAGAGAAGCCAAACCCTCTGCGGCAGAAGAATGCCAAGGTGAACCATCTGCTAAAAGCCTCACTCCCCAAACTACCCAATGTCCAGCTCCTGGATGTAGATGCCGGCTTCGTGCACTCAGATGGCACCATCTCATACCACGATATGTTTGATTTCCTGCACCTGACAGGAGGGGCCTATGCAAAGATCTGTAAACCCCTCCATGAACTGAtcatgcagctgctggaggagaccCCTGAGGAGAAACGAGCTGCCCTGGCCTGA
- the PAFAH1B2 gene encoding platelet-activating factor acetylhydrolase IB subunit alpha2, with product MELRGELLSPNKMSHGDSNPAAVPHAADDIQGDDRWMSQHNRFVSDCKDKEPDVLFVGDSMVQLLQQYEIWRELFSPLHALNFGIGGDTTGHVLWRLKNGELENIKPKVIVVWVGTNNYGNTAEEVAGGIEAIVRLINTQQPQAKVIVLGLLPRGEKPNPLRQKNAKVNHLLKASLPKLPNVQLLDVDAGFVHSDGTISYHDMFDFLHLTGGAYAKICKPLHELIMQLLEETPEEKRAALA from the exons ATGGAGCTGCGGGGGGAGCTGCTGTCGCC GAATAAAATGAGCCATGGAGACTCAAATCCTGCAGCAGTCCCACATGCCGCTGACGATATTCAGGGAGATGACAGATGGATGTCGCAG cACAATAGATTTGTCTCGGACTGCAAAGACAAGGAACCTGATGTGCTCTTTGTGGGTGATTCCATGGTGCAGTTGCTACAGCAATATGAG ATATGGCGAGAGCTCTTCTCACCACTTCATGCATTGAATTTTGGGATTGGTGGAGACACCACTGGACACGTTCTGTGGAGACTGAAGAATGGCGAACTGGAGAACATTAAACCGAAG GTCATTGTTGTTTGGGTTGGAACAAATAATTACggaaacacagcagaagaagTAGCAGGAGGGATTGAGGCTATCGTGCGCCTGATAAATACCCAGCAGCCACAGGCCAAAGTTATTGTACTG GGCCTGCTACCTCGTGGAGAGAAGCCAAACCCTCTGCGGCAGAAGAATGCCAAGGTGAACCATCTGCTAAAAGCCTCACTCCCCAAACTACCCAATGTCCAGCTCCTGGATGTAGATGCCGGCTTCGTGCACTCAGATGGCACCATCTCATACCACGATATGTTTGATTTCCTGCACCTGACAGGAGGGGCCTATGCAAAGATCTGTAAACCCCTCCATGAACTGAtcatgcagctgctggaggagaccCCTGAGGAGAAACGAGCTGCCCTGGCCTGA
- the PAFAH1B2 gene encoding platelet-activating factor acetylhydrolase IB subunit alpha2 isoform X2: MLWNGRELNKMSHGDSNPAAVPHAADDIQGDDRWMSQHNRFVSDCKDKEPDVLFVGDSMVQLLQQYEIWRELFSPLHALNFGIGGDTTGHVLWRLKNGELENIKPKVIVVWVGTNNYGNTAEEVAGGIEAIVRLINTQQPQAKVIVLGLLPRGEKPNPLRQKNAKVNHLLKASLPKLPNVQLLDVDAGFVHSDGTISYHDMFDFLHLTGGAYAKICKPLHELIMQLLEETPEEKRAALA; the protein is encoded by the exons ATGCTTTGGAATGGTCGTGAATT GAATAAAATGAGCCATGGAGACTCAAATCCTGCAGCAGTCCCACATGCCGCTGACGATATTCAGGGAGATGACAGATGGATGTCGCAG cACAATAGATTTGTCTCGGACTGCAAAGACAAGGAACCTGATGTGCTCTTTGTGGGTGATTCCATGGTGCAGTTGCTACAGCAATATGAG ATATGGCGAGAGCTCTTCTCACCACTTCATGCATTGAATTTTGGGATTGGTGGAGACACCACTGGACACGTTCTGTGGAGACTGAAGAATGGCGAACTGGAGAACATTAAACCGAAG GTCATTGTTGTTTGGGTTGGAACAAATAATTACggaaacacagcagaagaagTAGCAGGAGGGATTGAGGCTATCGTGCGCCTGATAAATACCCAGCAGCCACAGGCCAAAGTTATTGTACTG GGCCTGCTACCTCGTGGAGAGAAGCCAAACCCTCTGCGGCAGAAGAATGCCAAGGTGAACCATCTGCTAAAAGCCTCACTCCCCAAACTACCCAATGTCCAGCTCCTGGATGTAGATGCCGGCTTCGTGCACTCAGATGGCACCATCTCATACCACGATATGTTTGATTTCCTGCACCTGACAGGAGGGGCCTATGCAAAGATCTGTAAACCCCTCCATGAACTGAtcatgcagctgctggaggagaccCCTGAGGAGAAACGAGCTGCCCTGGCCTGA